Proteins encoded together in one Canis aureus isolate CA01 chromosome 21, VMU_Caureus_v.1.0, whole genome shotgun sequence window:
- the RIN1 gene encoding ras and Rab interactor 1 isoform X1: METPGEPGAGPLGAPSLSNFTPGHPEREKPAQDPLYDVPGASGWQTVGPQRPGRTVSLRERLLLTRPVWLQLRASAAAALHVLRTEPPGMFLVRKSNTRGCQALCVRLPEASGPSFVSSHYIQESPGGVSLEGSELMFPDLVQLICAYCHTRDILLLPLQLPRAICQAATHKELEAISHLGIEFWSSSLNTRAQQGPSEDQLLPRLKPRPPQELDQGTGAALCFFNPLFPGDLGPTKREKFKRSFKVRVSTETSSPLSPPAVPPPPVPILPGAAPRETDRLPPRQLLRRESSVGYCVPGGASPSLPPLPSLREVDCGSPSSSEEEGAPRAHGSPATSPRLGHRRPLLRSMSAAFCSLLAPERQVGRVATALMQDRQTAVGQLVQDLLTQVRAGPEPRELQDVREALSRARAMLSTELGPEKLLPPERLEHILEKSLHRSVLKPLRPILASRLRHRLSANGSLGRLAEGLRLARAQGPGAFGSHVSLPSPVEMEQVHQKLLQLLHAYSPSAQVKRLLQACQLLYTALRTQAGEGAGADEFLPLLSLVLAQCDLPELLLEAEYMSELLEPTLLTGEGGYYLTSLSASLALLSGLDQAHTVPLSPSQELQRSLSLWEQRRLPATHSFQHLLRVAYQDPSSGCTSKTLAVPPGASIATLSQLCATKFRVTQPDTFRLFLYKEQGYHCLPPGALAHRLPTTSYLVYRRAEQPEAQEATPRATPEASSGQPEAGDREEAGGRQGDGAFKVKASPEDSRGESETITERAEGGMGQAREGPAQPGGPEAEAAEE, translated from the exons ATGGAAACCCCTGGGGAGCCAGGGGCTGGACCTCTTGGAGCCCCCAGCCTCTCCAACTTCACACCTGGGCACCCGGAGAGAGAAAA GCCAGCCCAGGACCCACTGTATGACGTGCCCGGGGCCAGTGGGTGGCAGACAGTTGGGCCCCAGCGGCCTGGGCGCACCGTGAGCCTGCGGGAGCGCTTGCTGCTCACGCGGCCCGTGTGGCTGCAGCTGCGGGCCAGCGCGGCGGCTGCTCTGCATGTGCTGAGGACCGAGCCCCCGGGG ATGTTCCTTGTGCGGAAATCTAACACTCGcgggtgccaggccctgtgcgTGCGGCTGCCCGAGGCCAGTGGCCCCTCCTTTGTCTCTAGCCACTACATCCAGGAGAGCCCTGGGG GCGTCTCCTTGGAGGGCTCAGAACTCATGTTCCCAGACCTGGTCCAGCTCATCTGCGCCTACTGCCATACCCG agacatcctcctcctcccactgcaGCTCCCCAGAGCCATCTGCCAGGCAGCCACCCACAAGGAACTGGAAGCCATCTCCCATCTGGGCATTG AGTTCTGGAGCTCCTCCCTCAACACCAGGGCTCAGCAGGGCCCATCTGAAGACCAGCTGCTGCCCCGGCTGAAGCCCCGGCCCCCACAAGAGCTGGACCAGGGTACGGGAGCTGCCCTGTGCTTCTTCAATCCCCTGTTCCCAGGGGACCTGGGCCCCACCAAGCGGGAGAAATTCAAGAGGAGCTTCAAAGTGCGTGTGTCCACGGAGACCTCTAGCCCTCTGTCTCCACCCGCTGTGCCACCTCCCCCGGTCCCCATTCTGCCAGGTGCAGCCCCCAGGGAGACAGACAGGTTACCCCCTCGCCAGCTTCTGCGAAGGGAGAGCTCAGTGGGGTACTGTGTGCCAGGGGGCGccagccccagcctcccacccctaccctccCTCCGGGAGGTAGACTGCGGCTCCCCCAGCAGCTCGGAAGAGGAGGGGGCGCCCAGGGCCCACGGAAGCCCAGCAACCTCACCCCGCCTGGGCCACCGGAGGCCCCTGCTGCGGTCCATGAGCGCGGCCTTCTGCTCCCTGCTGGCGCCTGAGCGGCAGGTGGGCCGGGTGGCCACAGCTCTGATGCAGGACCGACAGACGGCTGTGGGCCAGCTGGTGCAGGACCTCCTGACCCAGGTGCGGGCTGGCCCTGAGCCCCGGGAGCTGCAGGATGTCCGAGAGGCGCTGAGCCGGGCTCGggccatgctgagcacagagctgggccCTGAGAAGCTGCTGCCGCCCGAGAGACTGG AGCACATCTTGGAGAAGTCGCTGCACCGCTCCGTGCTCAAACCTCTCCGGCCCATCCTGGCCTCCCGCCTGCGCCACCGGCTTTCTGCCAATGGCTCCCTGGGCCGCCTGGCTGAAGGCCTCCGCCTGGCCCgggcccagggccctggagccTTCGGGTCCCATGTGAGCCTGCCCTCCCCGGTAGAAATGGAGCAGGTGCACCAGAAGCTGCTGCAGCTGCTCCATGCCTACTCACCCAGTGCCCAGGTCAAGCGGCTCCTGCAGGCTTGCCAGCTGCTCTACACAGCCCTGAGGACCCAGGCGG gggagggcgcgggggcaGATGAGTTCCTCCCACTGCTAAGCCTCGTCCTGGCCCAGTGCGACCTTCCTGAGCTGCTGCTGGAGGCTGAGTACATGTCAGAACTGCTGGAGCCCACCCTGCTCACCGGAGAGG GCGGTTACTACCTGACCAGCCTATCGGCCAGCCTGGCCCTGCTGAGTGGCCTGGACCAGGCCCACACCGTCCCCCTGAGCCCGTCACAGGAGCTACAGCGCTCCCTCAGCCTCTGGGAGCAGCGCCGCCTGCCTGCCACCCACAGCTTCCAG CACCTCCTCCGAGTAGCCTATCAGGACCCCAGCAGCGGCTGTACCTCCAAGACCCTGGCAGTGCCCCCAGGGGCCTCGATTGCCACCCTGAGCCAGCTCTGTGCCACCAAGTTCCGAGTGACCCAGCCTGACACATTTCGCCTCTTCCTATACAAGGAGCAGGGCTACCACTGCCTGCCCCCTGGAGCCCTGGCCCACAGGCTTCCCACAACCAGCTACCTGGTCTATCGCAGGGCAGAGCAgcctgaggcccaggaggccacaccTAGGGCTACGCCAGAGGCCAGCAGTGGGCAGCCagaggcaggggacagggaggaggcgggggggcgCCAGGGAGATGGGGCCTTCAAGGTCAAAGCCAGTCCCGAGGACAGCAGAGGAGAGTCTGAGACAATTACTGAAAGGGCCGAGGGAGGTATGGGCCAGGCCAGGGAGGGCCCTGCTCAGCCAGGGGGGCCAGAGGCTGAGGCAGCAGAGGAGTAG
- the RIN1 gene encoding ras and Rab interactor 1 isoform X2, producing METPGEPGAGPLGAPSLSNFTPGHPEREKPAQDPLYDVPGASGWQTVGPQRPGRTVSLRERLLLTRPVWLQLRASAAAALHVLRTEPPGMFLVRKSNTRGCQALCVRLPEASGPSFVSSHYIQESPGGVSLEGSELMFPDLVQLICAYCHTRDILLLPLQLPRAICQAATHKELEAISHLGIEFWSSSLNTRAQQGPSEDQLLPRLKPRPPQELDQGTGAALCFFNPLFPGDLGPTKREKFKRSFKVRVSTETSSPLSPPAVPPPPVPILPGAAPRETDRLPPRQLLRRESSVGYCVPGGASPSLPPLPSLREVDCGSPSSSEEEGAPRAHGSPATSPRLGHRRPLLRSMSAAFCSLLAPERQVGRVATALMQDRQTAVGQLVQDLLTQVRAGPEPRELQDVREALSRARAMLSTELGPEKLLPPERLEHILEKSLHRSVLKPLRPILASRLRHRLSANGSLGRLAEGLRLARAQGPGAFGSHVSLPSPVEMEQVHQKLLQLLHAYSPSAQVKRLLQACQLLYTALRTQAGEGAGADEFLPLLSLVLAQCDLPELLLEAEYMSELLEPTLLTGEGGYYLTSLSASLALLSGLDQAHTVPLSPSQELQRSLSLWEQRRLPATHSFQVRAKSALFASKSRAPRTMPGLELALSPCTCND from the exons ATGGAAACCCCTGGGGAGCCAGGGGCTGGACCTCTTGGAGCCCCCAGCCTCTCCAACTTCACACCTGGGCACCCGGAGAGAGAAAA GCCAGCCCAGGACCCACTGTATGACGTGCCCGGGGCCAGTGGGTGGCAGACAGTTGGGCCCCAGCGGCCTGGGCGCACCGTGAGCCTGCGGGAGCGCTTGCTGCTCACGCGGCCCGTGTGGCTGCAGCTGCGGGCCAGCGCGGCGGCTGCTCTGCATGTGCTGAGGACCGAGCCCCCGGGG ATGTTCCTTGTGCGGAAATCTAACACTCGcgggtgccaggccctgtgcgTGCGGCTGCCCGAGGCCAGTGGCCCCTCCTTTGTCTCTAGCCACTACATCCAGGAGAGCCCTGGGG GCGTCTCCTTGGAGGGCTCAGAACTCATGTTCCCAGACCTGGTCCAGCTCATCTGCGCCTACTGCCATACCCG agacatcctcctcctcccactgcaGCTCCCCAGAGCCATCTGCCAGGCAGCCACCCACAAGGAACTGGAAGCCATCTCCCATCTGGGCATTG AGTTCTGGAGCTCCTCCCTCAACACCAGGGCTCAGCAGGGCCCATCTGAAGACCAGCTGCTGCCCCGGCTGAAGCCCCGGCCCCCACAAGAGCTGGACCAGGGTACGGGAGCTGCCCTGTGCTTCTTCAATCCCCTGTTCCCAGGGGACCTGGGCCCCACCAAGCGGGAGAAATTCAAGAGGAGCTTCAAAGTGCGTGTGTCCACGGAGACCTCTAGCCCTCTGTCTCCACCCGCTGTGCCACCTCCCCCGGTCCCCATTCTGCCAGGTGCAGCCCCCAGGGAGACAGACAGGTTACCCCCTCGCCAGCTTCTGCGAAGGGAGAGCTCAGTGGGGTACTGTGTGCCAGGGGGCGccagccccagcctcccacccctaccctccCTCCGGGAGGTAGACTGCGGCTCCCCCAGCAGCTCGGAAGAGGAGGGGGCGCCCAGGGCCCACGGAAGCCCAGCAACCTCACCCCGCCTGGGCCACCGGAGGCCCCTGCTGCGGTCCATGAGCGCGGCCTTCTGCTCCCTGCTGGCGCCTGAGCGGCAGGTGGGCCGGGTGGCCACAGCTCTGATGCAGGACCGACAGACGGCTGTGGGCCAGCTGGTGCAGGACCTCCTGACCCAGGTGCGGGCTGGCCCTGAGCCCCGGGAGCTGCAGGATGTCCGAGAGGCGCTGAGCCGGGCTCGggccatgctgagcacagagctgggccCTGAGAAGCTGCTGCCGCCCGAGAGACTGG AGCACATCTTGGAGAAGTCGCTGCACCGCTCCGTGCTCAAACCTCTCCGGCCCATCCTGGCCTCCCGCCTGCGCCACCGGCTTTCTGCCAATGGCTCCCTGGGCCGCCTGGCTGAAGGCCTCCGCCTGGCCCgggcccagggccctggagccTTCGGGTCCCATGTGAGCCTGCCCTCCCCGGTAGAAATGGAGCAGGTGCACCAGAAGCTGCTGCAGCTGCTCCATGCCTACTCACCCAGTGCCCAGGTCAAGCGGCTCCTGCAGGCTTGCCAGCTGCTCTACACAGCCCTGAGGACCCAGGCGG gggagggcgcgggggcaGATGAGTTCCTCCCACTGCTAAGCCTCGTCCTGGCCCAGTGCGACCTTCCTGAGCTGCTGCTGGAGGCTGAGTACATGTCAGAACTGCTGGAGCCCACCCTGCTCACCGGAGAGG GCGGTTACTACCTGACCAGCCTATCGGCCAGCCTGGCCCTGCTGAGTGGCCTGGACCAGGCCCACACCGTCCCCCTGAGCCCGTCACAGGAGCTACAGCGCTCCCTCAGCCTCTGGGAGCAGCGCCGCCTGCCTGCCACCCACAGCTTCCAG GTCAGAGCCAAGTCAGCCTTGTTCGCCTCCAAATCTCGGGcgcctagaacaatgcctggcctGGAACTGGCACTCAGTCCATGTACGTGTAATGATTGA